The following coding sequences lie in one Flavobacterium sp. 20NA77.7 genomic window:
- the pheS gene encoding phenylalanine--tRNA ligase subunit alpha, with protein sequence MINTIKEHIKEVQAFQATTKEQLEEFRIKYLGGKGVVKEIFAAFKSVPNEEKKAFGQAINELKNASEEKVKTLQDALESKEDVKGIFGDLTRPGAPFEIGSRHPISLVKNQILDVFSTIGFNVSEGPEIEDDWHNFTALNLPEYHPARDMQDTFFIQTNPDTLLRTHTSSVQVRYMENNTPPIRTISPGRVFRNEAISARSHCIFHQVEGLYIDKDVSFADLKQTLLYFTKEMFGKSKIRLRPSYFPFTEPSAEVDIYWGLKTETDYRITKGTGWLEIMGCGMVDPNVLKNCGINPDEYSGYAFGMGIERIAMLLYQIGDIRMFYENDVRFLEQFKSSL encoded by the coding sequence ATGATTAATACGATTAAAGAACATATTAAAGAAGTACAAGCTTTTCAAGCCACTACAAAAGAGCAACTTGAAGAATTTCGTATCAAATATTTAGGTGGAAAAGGTGTTGTAAAAGAAATCTTTGCTGCATTTAAAAGTGTACCCAATGAAGAAAAGAAAGCATTTGGACAGGCTATTAATGAGTTAAAAAATGCGTCAGAAGAAAAGGTTAAAACACTACAAGACGCTTTAGAATCTAAAGAAGACGTTAAAGGAATTTTTGGTGATTTAACACGTCCTGGGGCTCCGTTTGAAATAGGCTCTAGACACCCAATTTCTTTAGTGAAAAATCAAATTCTTGATGTGTTTTCCACTATTGGGTTTAATGTTTCTGAAGGACCTGAAATTGAAGACGATTGGCATAATTTTACAGCGTTAAACTTGCCAGAATACCATCCGGCAAGAGACATGCAGGATACCTTTTTTATACAAACCAATCCAGACACATTGTTACGCACACATACCTCATCAGTACAAGTGCGTTATATGGAAAATAACACACCGCCTATTCGTACAATTTCGCCAGGAAGGGTCTTCAGAAATGAAGCTATTTCGGCGCGTTCGCATTGTATTTTTCATCAAGTTGAAGGGTTATACATTGACAAAGATGTTTCTTTTGCTGATTTGAAACAAACGCTTTTATATTTTACCAAAGAGATGTTTGGAAAGTCAAAAATAAGGTTGCGTCCTTCCTATTTTCCCTTTACTGAGCCAAGTGCTGAAGTAGATATTTACTGGGGCTTGAAAACGGAAACAGATTATAGAATTACAAAAGGAACTGGTTGGCTTGAGATTATGGGTTGTGGTATGGTTGATCCTAATGTATTAAAAAATTGCGGTATTAACCCTGATGAATATTCTGGTTATGCCTTTGGTATGGGTATAGAGCGTATTGCGATGTTGTTGTACCAAATAGGTGATATTAGAATGTTTTATGAAAACGATGTGCGTTTCTTAGAACAATTTAAAAGTAGTTTATAA
- a CDS encoding ester cyclase, which translates to MKKIVILVFAVLFLTACKTEADKKAAQSKKNVDFYTKVWDQVINEGKVAVLDTAYSEKIVLHTVPEIKGIKNAKAYYSAFVTGFSNRTFTVKTMFADGEKLVKHWQFKGTHTGDFAGIKPTGKTVDIEGCTIAKIVDGKIVEEQDFMDNMSFLQQLGVIK; encoded by the coding sequence ATGAAAAAAATTGTAATCCTAGTGTTTGCTGTACTTTTTCTAACAGCATGTAAAACCGAAGCGGATAAAAAAGCCGCTCAATCTAAAAAAAATGTAGATTTTTATACGAAAGTATGGGATCAAGTTATTAATGAAGGAAAAGTAGCAGTTTTAGATACTGCTTATTCAGAAAAAATTGTATTGCATACAGTTCCTGAAATTAAAGGAATTAAAAATGCTAAAGCCTATTATTCAGCTTTTGTTACAGGTTTTTCGAATAGAACATTTACCGTTAAAACGATGTTTGCAGATGGCGAAAAATTAGTAAAACATTGGCAATTTAAAGGAACACATACGGGTGACTTTGCTGGTATTAAGCCAACAGGAAAAACGGTAGATATTGAAGGCTGTACCATAGCTAAAATTGTTGATGGCAAAATTGTAGAAGAACAAGATTTTATGGACAACATGAGCTTTTTACAACAATTAGGCGTAATTAAGTAA